A window of Microbacterium sp. Root61 genomic DNA:
GCGTGCGCATCTCCTCGCGCGGCGAGACGAGCCAGCCGACGAACCCGAGCGCGAGCCCGACGACGGCCCCCACGATCAGCCCGGGCAGCACGTTCGGCGCGGTCGCGGCATCCGTCAGTCCCCGCTGGATCGCGACCGACCAGGTCAGCGCGATCGACAGGAACGCAGCGAACCCCAGCGCGAATGCACCGATGAAGCGGAAGTACGGGCCGCGATCGCCGCGCCGCATGACCGCGAGTGCCGGCAGGGCGATCAGCGCCACGATCAGGATGCCGAGCACGCCGGTCAGCAGCGGGTACATCCACGCCGGACCGAATCCGTCGACCTGGCCGACGCCGTTCCAATGCGTCGCCGCGGGATCGGGCAGCTCCGGCAGCCAGAGCAGCTGGAGGGTGACGCCGACGGCCAGCACGACGATCGGGACGATCAGCCCCACCCAGATGAAGCGCGAGATGGCGGCGGCGTGGCCGCGGTCGATGGTCATACGGAGGTCTCCTTCACGAGAGAGGCGAGGGCGTCGGTGGTGACGCCGAGGTGGTGTGCCCGCACCACGAGGGCGCGGATGTCATCGGCCAGCTGTGCGAGCGGCGCGGCCGCCGCGGTGAGCACCGCGCCCCGGCCGCGACGCATGTCGACCAGGCCCTGGTCGCGCAGCTCCTGATAGGCGCGCAGCACCGTGTGCAGGTTGATGCCGAGGGATGCCGCGACATCGCGCGCCGCCGGGAGACGGTCGCCGGGGCGCAGGCGCCCGGCCGCGGCATCCGCCCGCACGGACGCGGCGATCTGCGCGAACAGCGGCACATCGCTGGTGGGATCGATCTTGACGAGCATGGTTTGATTCTATAACAACTAGAACACTCTGCTCGGCCCGGCGACCGCCGTCCCTTGTCGAGATCACACAACCGATTACCGGTCACCACCGGAGGATCCGACACACTGCTGAGCATGCGAATCACTCCCCGCCGCCTCGCCTGGGGCATGAGCCTGTGGGCACCGAATCTCTGGAGCGGCATCCGCGTGAAGCGCTTCACGGAGGACTGGACCACCGCGACGGTCGAGCTGCACGTGAACCTCATCACCCGCAACTTCGTCAAGACCGCGTTCGGCGGATCGATGTCGGCGATGACCGATCCGTACTTCTTCATGCTCGTGATGCACCAGCTCGGCCGCGACTACGTGGTGTGGGATACCCGCGGCGAGATCGAGTTCGTCAAGCCAGGACGCGGTGTGCTGACCGCCCACTTCTCGGTGCCCTCGGCGAAGGCGCAGGAGCTGCGCGAGCGCGCCCGCGGTGGCGCGAAAGTGCTCGAGTGGTTCGAGACGGACATCACGGATGCGACAGGGGATGTCGTGGCCCACGTGCGCCGCGAGGTGTACGTGCGCGAGAAGAAGCGCGTGACGGATGCCGCGGTGTGAGGCGCGACGCCGTCAGGAGCGCGACCGATACTCCGACGCGCTGAGTCCGAGCACGGTACGGAAGTCGTTCGCGAGGTGGGCCTGGTCGGCATAGCCGAGCTCGGCGGCGATATCGGCCAGCGACGCGTCGGTGTCTTCGCGGACCCGCTGGGCCGCCTCCTGCAGGCGCCGCCGCCGGATCATGGCCGCGGGCGAGAGTCCGACCGTGCGGTGGGCGAGACGCTGCAGTGTGCGCACCGACACGCGCAGGTGCTCGGCCGCGTCATCGAGCCTCAGGATGGCGGGCGACGTCGGCGCCGGAACACCCATCAGCACATCCGCCATGGTGTTGGCGAGCCGGCCCTCCGAGGTCACCGGGCCGACACGATCGACCAACCAGCGCGCGACCACGGCCGCCGCCGCAGCGCCGTCCGGCATTGCGTCACTCACCGCCGCCAGCAGGCTCTGCTCGTCGAGCGCGATGAATCGGTCGACGAGGTCGCTCGGCGCGCTCGACAGCCGCGCGAGCGCTGCCGGACGCAGGAGCGCGCCCACCGCCCAGCCGCTCCCCCGCAGCACCCGCTCGGTCGCGCGGGTCGTCGCACCCCACAGCGTGACGCCGTCGGGCTCGATGACGAGATTGGCGGCGGGGTAGCTGAGCACCTGCTGCCGCGACTCCATGCCCTCGGGCAGGTCCCACTGCGGGATCCAGAACCACGCGGTCAGCTCGGCAGCCGCGGGTGGCGGCGCGAGACGCGTCAACCGAGGAAGACGCTCGGGGAAGAGCACGCCGCGCGTCGTATCGGTCACGGGCTCCACGCTAGCGAGGGCCGCTGACCTCGACAGATTGTCGCGAATCTTCAAGTCCGCGATGCACGGGTGGCGCGACGCTGGATGCATGACCACGAACACGACGGGCGCGACCGGCGCCCACACCACCGACGGCCGCCCGAACTCCGCGACGAGCCTCACTCCGTTCCTCGCGATCCGCGGCGCGAAGGAAGCCCTGGACTTCTACCGCGACGTCTTCGGCGCCCGTGTGACCGATGTGACCGAGTTCGAGGGGCTCGTCGCCCACGCCGGCCTGGACTTCGGCAACGGCCTGCTGCAGATCGGCGAGCCCTCGCCCGCTTACGGCCTCGTGCCCGCGCGCGAGGGCGATGACGACTGCTACTCGATGGGCATCTACGTCTCCGACGTGGACGCCGTCACCGCGCGCGCCGTGGCGGCGGGCGCGACCGTGCGCGAGGAGCCGTCCACCTTCGTGTCGGGCGATCGCTTCGCCAGCATCCGCGACCCGTTCGGCGTGCGGTGGTCGATCATGACCCGCGTCGAAGACCTCTCCGAGGAGGAGAGCGCCGCCCGCGTGGCCGAGTGGGCCGCGTCGTACAGCCCGAGCTGACCCGGCGCTCGCGCGCTCTTCTCGACCGCGAGACTGCACCCGGTGGTCGAGACTGCGGGTATTGCCCGCCGTCTCGACGCGCCGGTGCAGTCTCGCGCAAACAGGCGGGGCGTCAGCCGAGCGGCTTGATCTCGAGCGAGTCGCGGGAGGCGCCCGCCGAGACCGTCGCGAAGGCGCCGAAGCCGTCGGCCGCGGCGCGCTCGAGCAGGGCCTTGAGGTTCTTCGTGCGGCGCTCCAGGCGCACGCGGGTGCCCTCGCCGATGAGCGCGGACTTGAGCGTGAGCAGCTCGGCGAGCGGCACGTCGGCGTCGTGGACGAGGACGACGGATGCCGCGGCATCCGCTGTCGTCGTCTCCAGCAGGTCGACCAGCCGTTCGAAGCCGATCGAGAACCCGACCGCCGGTACGTCGGTGCCGAGGAAGCGGCCGATCATGCCGTCGTAACGGCCACCGCCGCCGAGCGAGTACGACACGTCGGGGTGCGCAAGCTCGAAGATCGTGCCGGTGTAATACCCCATGCCGCGCACGAGGAACGGGTCGAACACGAGCGGCGGGCCACTGACGGTCTCGCCCGGACGCACGGATGCCACGGCCTCGCCGATCGCGACCAGGTCTGCGACGATCTCGTCGGGCACGCCGTCGGGCAGCGCCTTGCGGATCTGGCGCTCGCCGTACGGGTTGTACTCCATGGTCTGCGGGCGGAACATGAACGACTGGAACGCGTCGACGGCCGAGCCGGAGGCCCCGCGCTCGCGCAGCTCGTCCACGACGCCCTGGGGCCCGATCTTGTCGAGCTTGTCGATCGTGATCAGCACGCCGGGGCGCTCCTCGGTGGCGAAACCGAACGTGTCGAGCATCGCGTCCAGCGCGCGACGGTCGTTGATGCGCACACTCGCCCCTTCGAGCCCGAGCGCATCGACGGCATCGAGCGTCGCGACGATCAACTCGGCTTCGGCGCGGGTCGAGGCATCCCCGATGACGTCGATGTCGCACTGCACGAACTGGCGGTAGCGACCCTTCTGCGGCCGCTCCGCGCGCCATACCGGCGCCGCCTGGACCGAGCGGAACACGGTCGGCAGCTCGGCGCGGTGGCTCGCGTAGAAGCGCGCCAGGGGCACGGTCAGGTCGTAGCGCAGACCCAGGTCCGCGAGCGCCGACGGGTCGTCACCGGCCGCCGCGATCGCCGCGGCGTCCAGGCCGCGGCGCAGCACGTTGTAGGCGAGCTTCTCGTTGTCGCCGCCGATGCCGGCGTGCAGACGGTCGTAGTCCTCCATCACCGGGGTCTCGATCTCGTCGAACCCGTGCGCGCGGTAGCGCTCACGGATGACGGCGAGCACGCGCTCGCGACGGGCCTTCTCGGCGGGGAGGAAGTCGCGCATGCCGCGCGGCGGGTTCACGGATGCCACGGCACCATCTTTCCAGGTTCGTCATGGGCAGACGGACGAAACGGATGCAGGAGATCGTGCGAGATCAGGACGATTCCCGGCCCGAGGGTCCTGTTTCCGCGTCTTGTCCTGTTTTCGCGGATGCTTCCGCGCTGCGCACCTCGGTCGTGAGCACCCGCAGCCGCTCGCGCAGCGCGCGCTCGGCATCCCAGCCCTGTGTGCGGGCGTGGACCACGAGCGCGAGGAGGGCATCGCCGAGCTCGGCCTCGGTGGCGGGCGTTGCGACTCGCTCAACGACCGGGGGCTGCACCCCCACCTGTGCCGACTTGCCGAGGAGCTTCTGCGCGAGCGCGAGCGACGGCATCCGCTCGGAGACGCCGTCCAGGACGCTGGTGCGCTGGTGCTTCTCCGCGGCCTTGGCCGCGTTCCACAGCACCAGCACCTCTTCGGGCGTGTTCGCCACCTCGCCGGCGAAGACATGCGGATGCCGGCGCACCATCTTGTCGGTCAGCCCGCGGGCGACGTCGTCGATGTCGAACGGATCATCCGGGTCACGGGAGGCGATCTCGGCGTGGAACAGCACCTGCCAGAGCAGATCGCCGAGCTCTTCGCGAAGCTCGGCGCGGTCGCCCTCCTCGACGGCGTCGATCAGCTCGCTGCTCTCCTCGACGAGGTACGGCACAAGCGCACGGTGGTCGATCGCCTGCGACCAGACGCAGCGGTCGCGCACGGCCCGCATGGTCTCGGCCGCCTCGCGCAGCGGGTCCTGCTCGGTCATGCGGACTCCACAGGGGCCGTCGGCGCGAGGCGCCGGTAGTGCCGTGCGCGCGCCGACACCAGGATGCCCGCGAGCACCATGGAGACGAGCGAGCCGGCCAGTACGCCGAGCACCGCCTCGTCGCGCACCAGCCCCTCGCCCGCGAAGGCGAGGTCGGACAGCAGCAGCGACACGGTGAAGCCGATACCGCCGAGGGCGCCGGCGGCCAGCAGATCCGGCAGCGGGATCTTGGGATGCTCGCCGCTGGCCACGCGCTGGGCGATCCAGCCGGCACCGGCGATCCCGATCACCTTGCCCACCGGGAGGGCGATCAGGATGCCCCAGAACGCGGGCGAGAGGCCCGATCCGCCGACCATCGGGATCGGCACCAGCGCCGCGGTGAACGCGAAGATCGGCAGGATCACCGCGTTGACCCACGGTTCGATCGCGTGCCGCACGCGCAGCGCCGGACCCTGCGACATCGCCAGGCCGAGGGCGACGCCGGCGATCGTGGCGTGCACGCCCGAGGCCAGCACCAGCACCCATGTCGTGATCGCGAGCACGAACAGCAGCGCGATGACCAGCGGACGCGCCCGGGTGTCGAGGTTGCGACTCAGGATGGCGAACGCGATGACCGCGACGAGCGCCATCGCGAGCAGCCCGAAGTTGACGTCGGTGGCGAACAGCACGGCGATGAAGATGATGCCGACGATGTCATCGAGGATCGCGAGCGCGAGCAGGAAGATGCGCACCGCGGGCGGGAGGCCACGGCCGAAGACGGCCAGCACACCCAGCGCGAAGGCGATGTCGGTCGCGGTCGGGATCGGCCAGCCCTGCTCGACGCCGCTGCCGGCGGCGATCGCGAGGTAGATCGCGATCGGCACGATCACGCCGCCGGCCGCGGCGATCGCGGGCTGGATCGCCCGGCGGAAGCTGCGCAGCTCGCCCCGCGTCAGCTCGTACTGCAGCTCGATCGAGACGGCGAAGAAGAACACCACCAGCAGGCCGTCCGAGACCCAGTGTGCGAGCGAGAGATCGACGGCCGTGCCCGGGATCCCCACGTGCGTGTGCGAGAAGTCGAGGACCGCGGCGCCGATGGGCGAATTCGCGACGACGAGTCCCGCGATGGCCGCTCCCAGCAGCAGGAAGGCGGGGAATCGGGCGGAGCGCAGCAGTGACATCCAAGGACCTCCTCGATCGGCGGGCAATCTCGACGCCGCCAAGACGGCGACGATCGCCGACGCCGACCAGACTTCCCGGCACTCCGCCGCCCATCGTATCGACCTGCACCCCTCCCGCGTCACTTTCAGGAAACACGGTCGGGCTACCGTTGGAGTCATGCACGAACTCACCAACACCGAAGCGATCGACCTCGTCGGACGGTTCGAAGCAGGCCAAGAGATCCCCGAGCACATGCGGGCGAACGTCCGGATGCTGGGGGCCCTGCTCGGTCGCGTGCTGCGCGAGAGCGGCTCGGCAGGACTGTTCGACGACGTCGAGCGCCTGCGCACCGCGACGATCCAGGCCTACACCGACGAGACGCCGGAGGCGTTCGAGCGCGCGGCGGCCATCGCCGACGGCTTCACCATCGAACGCGCGGACGAGGTCGCCCGGGCGTTCACCTGCTACTTCCACCTCGTGAACCTCGCCGAGGAGCACCAGCGCGTGCGCGTCCTGCGCGAGCGCGACGGACGCCCCGACAAGGAGGATGCCGCTGATTCGGTCGCGGCGGCCTTCATGACCCTCGCGGCCGAGGTCGGCGACGACACCGCGCTGCGCCGCCTGCGCGAGATGCGCTTCCACCCGGTCTTCACCGCGCACCCCACCGAGGCGCGCCGTCGCGCGGTGTCCACCAGCATCCGTCGCCTCGCCACGCTGCTGCAGGAGTACGACGACTCCCGCCAGGGCGGCGCCGACCAGCGCCGTGCCGAGCGACGCATGCTCGAAGAGGTCGACGGGCTGTGGCGCACGGCGCCGCTGCGTCCGGAGAAGCCGTCCCCCACCGACGAGGTGCGCGCCATCATGGCCGTCTTCGACGACACGCTGTTCACGGCCGTCCCGCACGTCTACCGCCGGGTCGACGATGCCCTCCAGGGACCGGCGGCCGGCGCCCGCGCGCCGATCGTCCAGCCGTTCGTGCGAGTCGGCTCGTGGGTCGGCGGCGATCGCGACGGCAACCCGTTCGTGACGGCATCCGTCACCCGCAAGGCGGCCGCGATCGCCAGCGAGCACGTGCTGCTCGGCCTGGAGCACGCGGCGAGCCGCATCGGCCGCGGCCTCACGCTGGACGCGACCACGACCCCGCCCAGCGACGCCCTGCTGGCGCTCTGGCAGCGCCTGAAAGCGGCGGACGAGGATGCCGCGACCGAGATCGCGAAGCGCTCGCCCAACGAGCCGCACCGCCGCATCCTGCTGCTGATCGCACGCAAGATCACCGCCACCCGCACGCGCGACGCGGACCTGGCCTATCGCGACCCCGAGCACCTCCTCACCGATCTGCGCGTGGTGCAGGACTCCCTCGCACAGGCCGGTGCGGCACGCCAGGCCTACGGTCACCTGCAGCAGCTCGTGTGGCAGGTCGAGACGTACGGGTTCCACCTCGCCGAGCTCGAGGTGCGGCAGCACTCGGCCGTGCACGCCAAGGTCCTCGCCGAACTCGACACGGCTGCTCCCGGCACCGAGCCCAGCGAACTCGCGACCGAGGTGCTGGAGGTCTTCCGCGCGGTCGCGTTCATCCAGGAGCGGTTCGGACCGCGCGCCGCCGGACGCTACATCGTGTCGTTCACGCGCTCCGCCGAGGATCTCGCGGCCGTGCACCGTCTGGCACGCTACGCGGTCGGCCCGGACGGCACCCCGCCCGTGCTCGATGTCGTGCCCCTGTTCGAGACGTTCGCCGATCTGCGCGCCGCGCCCGGCATCCTCGCCGAGATCGTGGATCACCCGCAGTTCGCTGCCCGTCTGGACGCCACCGGGCGCCGCCTCGAGGTCATGCTCGGCTACTCCGACTCGTCCAAGGACGTCGGTCCCGTCGCCGCGAACCTCGCGCTGTACGAGGCGCAGGCCGCCATCGCCGCCTGGGCTCAGGAGAGCCGGATCGAGCTCACCCTCTTCCACGGCCGCGGCGGCGCACTCGGCCGTGGCGGCGGCCCGGCGAACTCCGCCGTACTGGCGCAGCCCCCGCACTCGGTCGACGGCCGGTTCAAGCTCACCGAGCAGGGCGAGGTCATCTTCGCCCGGTACGGCGACTCGGCGATCGCGATGCGCCACATCGACCAGGTGGCCGCGGCGATCCTGATGGCCTCCGCGCCCTCCATCCAGAACCGCAATCGTGACGCCGCCGGGCGCTACGCCGACGTCGCGGCGACGATGGACACCGCATCCCGCGACCGCTTCTTCGCCCTGGTGCACTCCCCCGGCTTCGCCGCGTGGTTCGCACGCGTCACGCCGATGGAGGAGGTCGGCCTCCTCGCTCTCGGCTCGCGTCCGGCACGACGCGGCCTGTCCGTCGAATCGCTCGAGGATCTGCGCGCCATCCCGTGGGTGTTCGCGTGGACGCAGGCCCGCATCAACCTCGCCGGCTGGTTCGGACTGGGCACGGCGCTGGATGCGGTCGGCGACGAGGAGCGCCTCATCCGGGCTTACTCCGACTGGCCGCTGTTCCGCACGATGATCGACAACGTGGCGATGAGCCTGGCGAAAGCCGACGGCCGCATCGCACGGCGCTACCTGGATCTGGGCGACCGAGAAGACCTCGCCCAGCTCGTCATGGACGAGATGACCCTCACGCGCTCGTGGGTGATCCGCCTCACCGGCGGCACCGAGCTGCTGGAGAACAAGCCCGTCCTGCAGCGAGCGGTCAAGATGCGCAGCCCGTACGTGGACGCGCTCTCGCTGCTGCAGCTGCGCGCGCTGCGTGCCTTGCGCGCCGCCGAACAGCCCGATGTCGAGCAGCAGCGCCTGCTGCTGCTGTCGGTCAGCGGAGTCGCAGCCGGCCTGCAGAACACGGGGTGACCTCCGGGCGCGGTAAGCTGGCAGGCGATTGAGTTCAGGCGCGACGATCTCGAAGCCGCTCAACGTCTCCCTCGTCACAGAAAGCCACACCGTGACCGACACCGTCCTCATGGACTCCGTCCTGCCCGAAACCGTCCGCCCCGTCTACGACGCGGTCCTGAAGCGCAACCCGCACGAACCTGAGTTCCACCAGGCCGTGCACGAGGTGCTGGAGTCGATCGTTCCGGTCGTCGAGCAGCACCCGGCATTCGCCGAATCCGGCATCCTGGAACGCCTCGTCGAGCCCGAGCGCCAGATCATGTTCCGCGTACCGTGGATCGACGATCAGGGCGTGCTGCAGGTCAACCGCGGCTTCCGCGTGCAGTTCAGCTCGGTACTCGGCCCGTACAAGGGCGGCCTGCGCTTCCACTCGTCGGTGAACCTGTCGATCATCAAGTTCCTCGGCTTCGAGCAGATCTTCAAGAACGCGCTCACCGGTCAGGGCATCGGCGGCGCCAAGGGCGGGTCCGACTTCGACCCGCACGGCCGCAGCGACGGCGAGATCATGCGCTTCTGCCAGTCGTTCATGAACGAGCTGTACCGACACCTGGGCGAGCACACCGACGTCCCCGCGGGTGACATCGGCGTGGGCGCCCGTGAGATCGGCTACCTGTTCGGCCAGTACCGCAAGATCACCAACCGCCACGAGTCCGGCATGTTCACCGGCAAGGGCGTCAGCTGGGGCGGTGCCGAGGTCCGCACCGAGGCGACCGGCTATGGCTCGGTGTTCTTCATCGAGGAGATGCTCGGCGTGCACGGCGAGTCGCTCGCCGGCAAGCGCGTCATCGTCTCGGGCTCGGGCAACGTCGCGATCTACGCGATCGAGAAGGCCACGCAGCTCGGCGCGATCCCGATCACGGCATCCGACTCGTCCGGCTACATCATCGACGAGGACGGCATCGACGTCGCCCTGCTCAAGCAGGTCAAGGAAGTCGAACGCGCACGCATCTCGGAGTACGCCGCGCGCAAGCCCGGCGCGCGCTTCGTCGAGGGTGCGCGCGTGTGGGAGGTTCCGGGCGAGATCGCCATCCCCTGCGCGACCCAGAACGAGCTGGACGGCGACGACGCGCGGGCGCTGGTCGCCTCCGGTGTGCGCGCCGTGGCCGAAGGCGCGAACATGCCCTGCCTCCCCGAAGCCGTGCTGGTGTTCCAGCAGGCCGGCGTGCTGTTCGCCCCCGGGAAGGCGGCCAACGCCGGTGGCGTGGCGACCTCCGCCCTCGAGATGAGCCAGAACGCCGCGCGTCAGCGCTGGGGCTTCAATGACAGCGAGGAGAAGCTGCGCCACATCATGGCGAACGTGCACGCGTCCGCCTTCGACGCCGCCGCGCGCTACGGACATCCGGGCGACTACGTCGTCGGTGCCAACTGCGCCGGTTTCGAGCGGGTAGCACACGCGATGCTCGCCCAGGGCGTCATCTAGCCAGTCCGCACGAAGGGCCGGTCGCTGCTGCGACCGGCCCTTCGTCGTGCGTGCGGCGGGGTCAGTCGAGCCGGCGGTCCTCGGCGTGCCGCGCCAGACTGCGCCCGTAGCGCTCGGTCAGCTGCACCATGAGGTCGGGGGTCTCCCGGTCCAGCCCGAAGACGTAGCCCGGGAAGTCCAGCTCCTGCTGCGCGGCCCAGATCTCCTCGTGCCGGTCGGGCGGGAGCAGGCGCACCGGCTCGCCGACGGCGACCCACGCGATCGGCACGACCGTCTCCTCGGCGAGGTGTGTGCGCAGGTGTACGACGGCGTTGATCCGCACCTCGCTGCGATCACCGATGCGTGCGCCGTTGAAGATGCGCGTGCCCGTCGCGAGGAACACCTCGTCGCCGATCGTCGCGCCCGAGATGCTCGCCATCGGACCGACCAGCGTGTGGTCGCCGATGTGCACCGGGTTGGCCGTCGTGGCGCGGATCAGCGCGTTCTCCATGACGATCACGTTCGCGCCGATGGTGATCGCGCCGCCCTCGGCGGTGATCACCGCGCCGTGCAGCACCTGGCTGTCCGCGCCGATGGTGACATCGCCGCTGATCACCGCGGTGGCGGCCACGACGGCGTCGGGATGGATGCGGGGACTCGCCCCGAGGTGCTCGAACTGCACGGTGCCTCCTGGATCGGTGCCAGCGTAGCGCGCCGACCTCAGGCCTGTGCGGGCTCCCCCGCCGGTGCCGGCGGCTCCGGGAACAGCTGGTCCAGCAGCTGCGCGACCCACGCGATGAGCGCGGCATCCTCCACGGCGTCGCCGCCTGCGGTCGGCAGCGGCACCACGAGGGCGTCGCCGTTGGAGACGAGCTTCGCCTTGGGGTAGAGCCGCTGCAGTCGCACCCGCATCGAATCGGCCAGGTGCGCCGGCGCGATGCGCAGGTTCGGCCCCATCGCGACCACATCGGCGAGATCG
This region includes:
- the hisS gene encoding histidine--tRNA ligase; translated protein: MRDFLPAEKARRERVLAVIRERYRAHGFDEIETPVMEDYDRLHAGIGGDNEKLAYNVLRRGLDAAAIAAAGDDPSALADLGLRYDLTVPLARFYASHRAELPTVFRSVQAAPVWRAERPQKGRYRQFVQCDIDVIGDASTRAEAELIVATLDAVDALGLEGASVRINDRRALDAMLDTFGFATEERPGVLITIDKLDKIGPQGVVDELRERGASGSAVDAFQSFMFRPQTMEYNPYGERQIRKALPDGVPDEIVADLVAIGEAVASVRPGETVSGPPLVFDPFLVRGMGYYTGTIFELAHPDVSYSLGGGGRYDGMIGRFLGTDVPAVGFSIGFERLVDLLETTTADAAASVVLVHDADVPLAELLTLKSALIGEGTRVRLERRTKNLKALLERAAADGFGAFATVSAGASRDSLEIKPLG
- a CDS encoding gamma carbonic anhydrase family protein; its protein translation is MQFEHLGASPRIHPDAVVAATAVISGDVTIGADSQVLHGAVITAEGGAITIGANVIVMENALIRATTANPVHIGDHTLVGPMASISGATIGDEVFLATGTRIFNGARIGDRSEVRINAVVHLRTHLAEETVVPIAWVAVGEPVRLLPPDRHEEIWAAQQELDFPGYVFGLDRETPDLMVQLTERYGRSLARHAEDRRLD
- a CDS encoding PaaI family thioesterase, with the protein product MRITPRRLAWGMSLWAPNLWSGIRVKRFTEDWTTATVELHVNLITRNFVKTAFGGSMSAMTDPYFFMLVMHQLGRDYVVWDTRGEIEFVKPGRGVLTAHFSVPSAKAQELRERARGGAKVLEWFETDITDATGDVVAHVRREVYVREKKRVTDAAV
- a CDS encoding helix-turn-helix domain-containing protein, yielding MTDTTRGVLFPERLPRLTRLAPPPAAAELTAWFWIPQWDLPEGMESRQQVLSYPAANLVIEPDGVTLWGATTRATERVLRGSGWAVGALLRPAALARLSSAPSDLVDRFIALDEQSLLAAVSDAMPDGAAAAAVVARWLVDRVGPVTSEGRLANTMADVLMGVPAPTSPAILRLDDAAEHLRVSVRTLQRLAHRTVGLSPAAMIRRRRLQEAAQRVREDTDASLADIAAELGYADQAHLANDFRTVLGLSASEYRSRS
- a CDS encoding VOC family protein, whose protein sequence is MTTNTTGATGAHTTDGRPNSATSLTPFLAIRGAKEALDFYRDVFGARVTDVTEFEGLVAHAGLDFGNGLLQIGEPSPAYGLVPAREGDDDCYSMGIYVSDVDAVTARAVAAGATVREEPSTFVSGDRFASIRDPFGVRWSIMTRVEDLSEEESAARVAEWAASYSPS
- the gdhA gene encoding NADP-specific glutamate dehydrogenase; translation: MDSVLPETVRPVYDAVLKRNPHEPEFHQAVHEVLESIVPVVEQHPAFAESGILERLVEPERQIMFRVPWIDDQGVLQVNRGFRVQFSSVLGPYKGGLRFHSSVNLSIIKFLGFEQIFKNALTGQGIGGAKGGSDFDPHGRSDGEIMRFCQSFMNELYRHLGEHTDVPAGDIGVGAREIGYLFGQYRKITNRHESGMFTGKGVSWGGAEVRTEATGYGSVFFIEEMLGVHGESLAGKRVIVSGSGNVAIYAIEKATQLGAIPITASDSSGYIIDEDGIDVALLKQVKEVERARISEYAARKPGARFVEGARVWEVPGEIAIPCATQNELDGDDARALVASGVRAVAEGANMPCLPEAVLVFQQAGVLFAPGKAANAGGVATSALEMSQNAARQRWGFNDSEEKLRHIMANVHASAFDAAARYGHPGDYVVGANCAGFERVAHAMLAQGVI
- a CDS encoding MazG family protein; protein product: MTEQDPLREAAETMRAVRDRCVWSQAIDHRALVPYLVEESSELIDAVEEGDRAELREELGDLLWQVLFHAEIASRDPDDPFDIDDVARGLTDKMVRRHPHVFAGEVANTPEEVLVLWNAAKAAEKHQRTSVLDGVSERMPSLALAQKLLGKSAQVGVQPPVVERVATPATEAELGDALLALVVHARTQGWDAERALRERLRVLTTEVRSAEASAKTGQDAETGPSGRESS
- a CDS encoding Na+/H+ antiporter NhaA, producing MSLLRSARFPAFLLLGAAIAGLVVANSPIGAAVLDFSHTHVGIPGTAVDLSLAHWVSDGLLVVFFFAVSIELQYELTRGELRSFRRAIQPAIAAAGGVIVPIAIYLAIAAGSGVEQGWPIPTATDIAFALGVLAVFGRGLPPAVRIFLLALAILDDIVGIIFIAVLFATDVNFGLLAMALVAVIAFAILSRNLDTRARPLVIALLFVLAITTWVLVLASGVHATIAGVALGLAMSQGPALRVRHAIEPWVNAVILPIFAFTAALVPIPMVGGSGLSPAFWGILIALPVGKVIGIAGAGWIAQRVASGEHPKIPLPDLLAAGALGGIGFTVSLLLSDLAFAGEGLVRDEAVLGVLAGSLVSMVLAGILVSARARHYRRLAPTAPVESA
- a CDS encoding phosphoenolpyruvate carboxylase codes for the protein MHELTNTEAIDLVGRFEAGQEIPEHMRANVRMLGALLGRVLRESGSAGLFDDVERLRTATIQAYTDETPEAFERAAAIADGFTIERADEVARAFTCYFHLVNLAEEHQRVRVLRERDGRPDKEDAADSVAAAFMTLAAEVGDDTALRRLREMRFHPVFTAHPTEARRRAVSTSIRRLATLLQEYDDSRQGGADQRRAERRMLEEVDGLWRTAPLRPEKPSPTDEVRAIMAVFDDTLFTAVPHVYRRVDDALQGPAAGARAPIVQPFVRVGSWVGGDRDGNPFVTASVTRKAAAIASEHVLLGLEHAASRIGRGLTLDATTTPPSDALLALWQRLKAADEDAATEIAKRSPNEPHRRILLLIARKITATRTRDADLAYRDPEHLLTDLRVVQDSLAQAGAARQAYGHLQQLVWQVETYGFHLAELEVRQHSAVHAKVLAELDTAAPGTEPSELATEVLEVFRAVAFIQERFGPRAAGRYIVSFTRSAEDLAAVHRLARYAVGPDGTPPVLDVVPLFETFADLRAAPGILAEIVDHPQFAARLDATGRRLEVMLGYSDSSKDVGPVAANLALYEAQAAIAAWAQESRIELTLFHGRGGALGRGGGPANSAVLAQPPHSVDGRFKLTEQGEVIFARYGDSAIAMRHIDQVAAAILMASAPSIQNRNRDAAGRYADVAATMDTASRDRFFALVHSPGFAAWFARVTPMEEVGLLALGSRPARRGLSVESLEDLRAIPWVFAWTQARINLAGWFGLGTALDAVGDEERLIRAYSDWPLFRTMIDNVAMSLAKADGRIARRYLDLGDREDLAQLVMDEMTLTRSWVIRLTGGTELLENKPVLQRAVKMRSPYVDALSLLQLRALRALRAAEQPDVEQQRLLLLSVSGVAAGLQNTG
- a CDS encoding GntR family transcriptional regulator — encoded protein: MLVKIDPTSDVPLFAQIAASVRADAAAGRLRPGDRLPAARDVAASLGINLHTVLRAYQELRDQGLVDMRRGRGAVLTAAAAPLAQLADDIRALVVRAHHLGVTTDALASLVKETSV